In one Platichthys flesus chromosome 3, fPlaFle2.1, whole genome shotgun sequence genomic region, the following are encoded:
- the tfip11 gene encoding tuftelin-interacting protein 11 isoform X2, giving the protein MSMSHLYGRREEEEDGVEIESFEVTEWDLANEFNPERRRHRQTKDQATYGIWADKDSDEDERPSFGGKRSKDYTAPVSFVSAGLRKSADEEKQQQKGEEDFNDSDDDAPSAPAAPSPPRSTAPKKLQMTNFRKNQGQRFAGGIQSGQGIGNWEKHTKGIGQKLLQKMGYQPGKGLGKNAQGIINPIEAKLRKGKGAVGAYGNERTKQSLTDFPVVDSEEEEEKEFQKELGQWRKDPAGPLGKKKPKYSFRTVDELKAKGKLAGRSTTVSAGELAQVKVIDMTGREKKVYYSYSQMSNKHSVPDEAPPSLSTRDQKGTGFALPELEHNLQLLIDLTEQDILQSARRLQHEKDVVVSLSHESRALQTRLDAEQDSIRKMEAVLALVERFPSGETAPGEGPTLQECARIFETLQTEYYEEYKTMGLSDLAVAVIHPLLKEKLCSWDPLKDSSYCLEDIGQWRAILETRELHTSGPDSNMDPYHRVLWEVWVPVMRTCVSHWQPRMVGAMVDCVEVWAPLLPPWILDSLLEQLILPRLQREVDNWNPLTDTVPIHSWIHPWLPLLQSRLEPLYPPIRSKLSNALQRWHPSDTSARLILQPWKDVFTPGAWEAFMVKNIIPKLALCLEELVINPHQQQMEPFHWVMDWEGMLSPSSLVSLLDKNFFTKWLQVLCSWLSNSPNYEEITKWYLGWKSMFSDVLLALPLIKEKFNEALDIMNRAVSSGMGGYMQPGARENIAYLTQTERRKDFQYEAMQERRDAESVAHRGISTGGPTNFKDLIQTKAEENNIVFMPLVAKRHEGKQLYTFGRIVIYIDRGVVFVQGEKTWVPTSLQSLIDMAK; this is encoded by the exons aTGTCGATGTCCCACCTGTATGGgcgcagggaggaggaggaggatggtgtgGAGATTGAGAGCTTTGAGGTGACCGAATGGGATCTGGCCAATGAGTTCAACCCGGAACGCCGCAGACACAGGCAGACCAAGGATCAGGCCACCTACGGTATCTGGGCTGACAAAGACTCCGATGAGGATGAGAGGCCCAGCTTTGGAGGCAAGAG ATCTAAAGACTACACTGCTCCAGTTAGCTTTGTGAGTGCTGGCCTGCGTAAGTCTGCAgatgaggagaagcagcagcaaaaaggagaagaagactTCAATGATTCTGATGACGATGCTccctcagctcctgcagcaCCTTCCCCCCCTCGCAGCACTGCACCCAAAAAACTACAGATG ACCAATTTCCGCAAGAACCAGGGCCAGAGGTTTGCAGGAGGCATTCAGTCTGGACAAGGCATTGGTAACTGGGAGAAGCACACAAAGGGAATTGGTCAGAAGCTTCTGCAGAAAATGGGCTACCAGCCAGGCAAAGGCTTGGGCAAGAATGCGCAAG GTATTATAAACCCCATTGAGGCAAAACTTCGGAAAGGCAAAGGAGCAGTGGGTGCTTATGGAAATGAGCGAACGAAGCAGAGTCTCACGGATTTCCCTGTGGTCGactcagaggaagaagaggaaaag GAGTTCCAGAAGGAGCTAGGCCAGTGGCGTAAGGATCCTGCAGGTCCACTTGGCAAAAAGAAACCCAAGTACTCCTTTAGAACTGTGGACGAGCTGAAGGCTAAAGGCAAACTGGCGGGGCGAAGCACCACAGTATCTGCCGGGGAGCTGGCACAGGTCAAG GTGATAGATATGActggaagagagaaaaaggttTACTACAGTTACAGCCAGATGTCCAACAAGCACAGCGTCCCAGATGAAGCTCCACCAAGCTTGTCCACTAGGGATCAGAAGGGAACTGGCTTTGCTTTGCCTGAGCTTGAACataacctgcagctgctgatagACCTCACAGAACAGGACATATTGCAG TCTGCCAGACGTCTCCAGCATGAGAAAGATGTAGTCGTGTCCCTGAGCCACGAGTCACGAGCACTGCAGACCAGACTGGATGCAGAGCAAGATTCCATCAGGAAAATGGAGGCCGTACTGGCGCTGGTGGAACGTTTTCCTTCTGGGGAAACTGCACCTGGGGAGGGACCCACCCTGCAG GAATGTGCCCGGATCTTTGAGACCTTACAAACAGAGTATTATGAAGAATATAAGACAATGGGATTGTCAGACTTGGCTGTAGCAGTTATTCATCCATTACTCAAAGAGAAACTTTGCTCTTGGGATCCACTGAAG GACAGCTCTTATTGTCTGGAAGACATCGGCCAGTGGAGGGCAATCCTTGAAACTAGAGAACTCCATACCAGTGGCCCAGATTCAAATATGGACCCTTACCACAG AGTGTTGTGGGAAGTGTGGGTCCCAGTGATGCGGACCTGTGTGTCACACTGGCAGCCTCGTATGGTCGGTGCGATGGTGGACTGTGTAGAAGTGTGGGCTCCGCTTCTCCCCCCGTGGATCCTGGATAGTCTTTTGGAGCAGCTGATCTTACCCCGACTGCAGCGAGag GTTGATAACTGGAACCCTTTAACTGACACAGTGCCCATCCACTCCTGGATCCACCCATGGCTGCCTCTTCTCCAATCACGTCTAGAGCCTCTGTACCCGCCCATCAGGAGCAAACTGTCCAACGCATTACAACGATGGCATCCCAGTGACACGTCGGCCCGACTCATCCTGCAACCATGGAAAGATGTTTTCACTCCGGGTGCATGGGAAGCCTTTATGGTGAAAAACATCATTCCGAAGTTAG CTTTGTGTCTTGAGGAGCTGGTTATCAACCCTCACCAGCAGCAGATGGAGCCATTTCACTGGGTGATGGACTGGGAAGGCATGCTGTCCCCCTCCAGCCTTGTGTCCCTGCTGGACAAAAACTTCTTTACTAAGTGGTTGCAG GTGTTGTGTTCATGGTTGAGCAACAGTCCGAACTATGAGGAAATCACAAAATGGTACCTTGGATGGAAAAGCATGTTCAGTGACGTCTTGTTGGCACTGCCACTCATAAAAGAGAAGTTTAATGAAGCTTTGGACATCATGAACCGTGCAGTGTCTTCAGGCATGG GTGGATACATGCAGCCTGGTGCCAGGGAGAACATTGCGTATCTCAcgcagacagagagaaggaaggactTCCAGTATGAAGCAATGCAGGAGCGCAGGGATGCGGAGAGCGTGGCTCACAGAGGCATCAGCACCGGTGGTCCAACCAACTTTAAAGATCTGATCCAGACCAAGGCAGAGGAAAACAATATTGTCTTTATGCCCTTAGTGGCCAAACGGCATGAGGGCAAACAGTTGTACACATTTGGACGAATCGTCATCTACATTGATAGAGGGGTTGTGTTCGTGCAGGGGGAGAAGACGTGGGTGCCCACGTCTTTGCAGAGTCTGATAGATATGGCCAAGTAA
- the tfip11 gene encoding tuftelin-interacting protein 11 isoform X1: MSMSHLYGRREEEEDGVEIESFEVTEWDLANEFNPERRRHRQTKDQATYGIWADKDSDEDERPSFGGKRSKDYTAPVSFVSAGLRKSADEEKQQQKGEEDFNDSDDDAPSAPAAPSPPRSTAPKKLQMQTNFRKNQGQRFAGGIQSGQGIGNWEKHTKGIGQKLLQKMGYQPGKGLGKNAQGIINPIEAKLRKGKGAVGAYGNERTKQSLTDFPVVDSEEEEEKEFQKELGQWRKDPAGPLGKKKPKYSFRTVDELKAKGKLAGRSTTVSAGELAQVKVIDMTGREKKVYYSYSQMSNKHSVPDEAPPSLSTRDQKGTGFALPELEHNLQLLIDLTEQDILQSARRLQHEKDVVVSLSHESRALQTRLDAEQDSIRKMEAVLALVERFPSGETAPGEGPTLQECARIFETLQTEYYEEYKTMGLSDLAVAVIHPLLKEKLCSWDPLKDSSYCLEDIGQWRAILETRELHTSGPDSNMDPYHRVLWEVWVPVMRTCVSHWQPRMVGAMVDCVEVWAPLLPPWILDSLLEQLILPRLQREVDNWNPLTDTVPIHSWIHPWLPLLQSRLEPLYPPIRSKLSNALQRWHPSDTSARLILQPWKDVFTPGAWEAFMVKNIIPKLALCLEELVINPHQQQMEPFHWVMDWEGMLSPSSLVSLLDKNFFTKWLQVLCSWLSNSPNYEEITKWYLGWKSMFSDVLLALPLIKEKFNEALDIMNRAVSSGMGGYMQPGARENIAYLTQTERRKDFQYEAMQERRDAESVAHRGISTGGPTNFKDLIQTKAEENNIVFMPLVAKRHEGKQLYTFGRIVIYIDRGVVFVQGEKTWVPTSLQSLIDMAK; the protein is encoded by the exons aTGTCGATGTCCCACCTGTATGGgcgcagggaggaggaggaggatggtgtgGAGATTGAGAGCTTTGAGGTGACCGAATGGGATCTGGCCAATGAGTTCAACCCGGAACGCCGCAGACACAGGCAGACCAAGGATCAGGCCACCTACGGTATCTGGGCTGACAAAGACTCCGATGAGGATGAGAGGCCCAGCTTTGGAGGCAAGAG ATCTAAAGACTACACTGCTCCAGTTAGCTTTGTGAGTGCTGGCCTGCGTAAGTCTGCAgatgaggagaagcagcagcaaaaaggagaagaagactTCAATGATTCTGATGACGATGCTccctcagctcctgcagcaCCTTCCCCCCCTCGCAGCACTGCACCCAAAAAACTACAGATG CAGACCAATTTCCGCAAGAACCAGGGCCAGAGGTTTGCAGGAGGCATTCAGTCTGGACAAGGCATTGGTAACTGGGAGAAGCACACAAAGGGAATTGGTCAGAAGCTTCTGCAGAAAATGGGCTACCAGCCAGGCAAAGGCTTGGGCAAGAATGCGCAAG GTATTATAAACCCCATTGAGGCAAAACTTCGGAAAGGCAAAGGAGCAGTGGGTGCTTATGGAAATGAGCGAACGAAGCAGAGTCTCACGGATTTCCCTGTGGTCGactcagaggaagaagaggaaaag GAGTTCCAGAAGGAGCTAGGCCAGTGGCGTAAGGATCCTGCAGGTCCACTTGGCAAAAAGAAACCCAAGTACTCCTTTAGAACTGTGGACGAGCTGAAGGCTAAAGGCAAACTGGCGGGGCGAAGCACCACAGTATCTGCCGGGGAGCTGGCACAGGTCAAG GTGATAGATATGActggaagagagaaaaaggttTACTACAGTTACAGCCAGATGTCCAACAAGCACAGCGTCCCAGATGAAGCTCCACCAAGCTTGTCCACTAGGGATCAGAAGGGAACTGGCTTTGCTTTGCCTGAGCTTGAACataacctgcagctgctgatagACCTCACAGAACAGGACATATTGCAG TCTGCCAGACGTCTCCAGCATGAGAAAGATGTAGTCGTGTCCCTGAGCCACGAGTCACGAGCACTGCAGACCAGACTGGATGCAGAGCAAGATTCCATCAGGAAAATGGAGGCCGTACTGGCGCTGGTGGAACGTTTTCCTTCTGGGGAAACTGCACCTGGGGAGGGACCCACCCTGCAG GAATGTGCCCGGATCTTTGAGACCTTACAAACAGAGTATTATGAAGAATATAAGACAATGGGATTGTCAGACTTGGCTGTAGCAGTTATTCATCCATTACTCAAAGAGAAACTTTGCTCTTGGGATCCACTGAAG GACAGCTCTTATTGTCTGGAAGACATCGGCCAGTGGAGGGCAATCCTTGAAACTAGAGAACTCCATACCAGTGGCCCAGATTCAAATATGGACCCTTACCACAG AGTGTTGTGGGAAGTGTGGGTCCCAGTGATGCGGACCTGTGTGTCACACTGGCAGCCTCGTATGGTCGGTGCGATGGTGGACTGTGTAGAAGTGTGGGCTCCGCTTCTCCCCCCGTGGATCCTGGATAGTCTTTTGGAGCAGCTGATCTTACCCCGACTGCAGCGAGag GTTGATAACTGGAACCCTTTAACTGACACAGTGCCCATCCACTCCTGGATCCACCCATGGCTGCCTCTTCTCCAATCACGTCTAGAGCCTCTGTACCCGCCCATCAGGAGCAAACTGTCCAACGCATTACAACGATGGCATCCCAGTGACACGTCGGCCCGACTCATCCTGCAACCATGGAAAGATGTTTTCACTCCGGGTGCATGGGAAGCCTTTATGGTGAAAAACATCATTCCGAAGTTAG CTTTGTGTCTTGAGGAGCTGGTTATCAACCCTCACCAGCAGCAGATGGAGCCATTTCACTGGGTGATGGACTGGGAAGGCATGCTGTCCCCCTCCAGCCTTGTGTCCCTGCTGGACAAAAACTTCTTTACTAAGTGGTTGCAG GTGTTGTGTTCATGGTTGAGCAACAGTCCGAACTATGAGGAAATCACAAAATGGTACCTTGGATGGAAAAGCATGTTCAGTGACGTCTTGTTGGCACTGCCACTCATAAAAGAGAAGTTTAATGAAGCTTTGGACATCATGAACCGTGCAGTGTCTTCAGGCATGG GTGGATACATGCAGCCTGGTGCCAGGGAGAACATTGCGTATCTCAcgcagacagagagaaggaaggactTCCAGTATGAAGCAATGCAGGAGCGCAGGGATGCGGAGAGCGTGGCTCACAGAGGCATCAGCACCGGTGGTCCAACCAACTTTAAAGATCTGATCCAGACCAAGGCAGAGGAAAACAATATTGTCTTTATGCCCTTAGTGGCCAAACGGCATGAGGGCAAACAGTTGTACACATTTGGACGAATCGTCATCTACATTGATAGAGGGGTTGTGTTCGTGCAGGGGGAGAAGACGTGGGTGCCCACGTCTTTGCAGAGTCTGATAGATATGGCCAAGTAA